A genomic region of Bernardetia sp. ABR2-2B contains the following coding sequences:
- a CDS encoding GAF domain-containing protein: protein MKKFRLTIWQRIFGGFSILLLLFIAGAVTLIVQLTKNVAQIDEYTEVVQPSVENLKEFRSLANTSMRLITSYVYFQSEEQNDAAKNSLRKLQSKTYPAIKDKLISLSEGWQNDEETSFEILNNTFTAMDSMHKIEQRIVSSLNDKNATEKNLLVQETGFQNQMQGLNNIFEQIKIDLEILIENKKIAGQQTQDAVNNASVTLRNDAIFVSIIAVILGFILAFLLAQTIISRIKVVRDSIKKLSEGVLPRFEKYKDDRENMQVDEIGEMEIALQTLILGLKDTSDFAKEIGQGHYQSDFTPLSERDILGNSLLKMRNNLRETEYSAKERRWKNEGTMLVSDVLRNSNRSFEEITDELITALVRYLEANQGGFFLKEIEGRHEQLRLMAYYAWDKKRFLNSTIQLGEGLTGQAWQEGQTMHLTDVPKEYVTVTSGLGKANPRSILIIPMLLNKEVYGMIEIASFKEFESHQIEFLETIGETVAATLSILQSNITGQRLLQESEQMTQQLRAQEEEMRQNMEELQATQEEMGRVQKELQYRNELIESSFYLLELDYKKNITSINSLAIDALGYSKSTLLERSAFGIFAQEGELQQGFNTMAQGAIWKAETTLLNRTGEEIWIQAIGVALFNNSGTIERYVLVLADISQIKANEAKIKEQTTKMEESRNTEKKRSEYALQAQKNMLEKLVARHNAEKEELQKRIEELEKNN from the coding sequence ATGAAAAAATTTCGTCTTACTATTTGGCAACGCATCTTTGGAGGGTTTTCAATTCTTCTTCTGCTTTTTATAGCAGGAGCAGTTACGCTTATCGTACAACTCACCAAGAACGTAGCACAAATAGACGAATATACAGAAGTAGTTCAGCCCTCTGTTGAGAATTTGAAAGAGTTTCGTAGTCTTGCCAATACTTCGATGAGGCTTATTACAAGCTATGTTTATTTCCAGAGCGAAGAACAGAATGACGCAGCCAAAAACTCTCTTCGCAAACTTCAAAGCAAAACTTACCCTGCCATAAAAGACAAACTTATTTCACTTTCAGAAGGTTGGCAAAATGATGAAGAAACTTCCTTTGAGATTTTGAATAATACCTTTACAGCTATGGACAGTATGCATAAAATCGAACAGCGTATTGTTTCTTCATTGAATGATAAAAATGCAACAGAAAAAAATCTTTTAGTACAAGAAACAGGCTTTCAGAACCAAATGCAAGGGCTAAATAATATCTTCGAACAGATAAAGATAGATTTAGAGATATTGATAGAAAATAAAAAAATAGCAGGACAACAAACTCAAGATGCTGTTAATAATGCTTCGGTTACGCTTCGAAATGATGCTATTTTTGTAAGTATAATTGCTGTTATTTTAGGCTTTATATTGGCATTTTTATTAGCTCAAACGATTATTTCACGCATCAAAGTCGTAAGAGATAGTATAAAAAAACTTAGTGAGGGAGTTTTGCCACGCTTTGAAAAATATAAAGACGACAGAGAAAATATGCAAGTAGATGAGATTGGAGAAATGGAAATTGCACTTCAAACGCTTATTCTTGGGTTAAAAGATACATCAGACTTTGCTAAAGAAATCGGACAAGGTCATTATCAATCAGATTTTACGCCTCTTTCTGAAAGAGATATTTTGGGAAATTCACTCCTCAAAATGCGCAATAATCTACGAGAAACAGAATATAGTGCAAAAGAAAGACGCTGGAAAAATGAAGGTACAATGCTCGTCTCTGATGTTTTAAGAAATAGCAATCGTTCCTTTGAAGAAATTACAGATGAGCTTATTACAGCTTTAGTACGTTATTTGGAAGCAAATCAAGGTGGGTTTTTCTTGAAAGAAATAGAAGGAAGACACGAGCAATTACGATTAATGGCGTATTATGCGTGGGATAAAAAACGTTTTTTGAATAGCACTATTCAGCTAGGCGAAGGTCTGACAGGACAGGCTTGGCAAGAAGGACAAACAATGCACCTTACTGATGTGCCTAAAGAATATGTAACAGTTACTTCGGGACTTGGAAAAGCAAACCCTCGTTCTATCCTAATTATTCCGATGCTTCTAAACAAAGAAGTATATGGAATGATAGAAATTGCTTCTTTCAAAGAGTTTGAGTCCCATCAAATTGAATTTTTGGAGACAATAGGAGAAACAGTCGCTGCAACGCTTTCTATTCTACAAAGTAATATTACGGGTCAGCGTTTGCTTCAAGAATCCGAACAAATGACACAGCAATTACGAGCGCAGGAAGAAGAAATGCGCCAAAATATGGAAGAACTCCAAGCTACACAAGAAGAAATGGGAAGAGTTCAGAAAGAATTACAATACAGAAATGAGCTTATTGAATCTAGTTTTTATTTGTTGGAATTAGATTATAAAAAGAATATTACAAGTATAAACAGTTTGGCTATTGATGCATTAGGATATTCAAAATCAACTCTGTTAGAGCGTTCTGCATTTGGGATTTTTGCACAAGAAGGCGAACTACAACAAGGTTTTAATACGATGGCGCAAGGTGCGATTTGGAAAGCTGAAACAACCTTACTTAATCGAACAGGAGAAGAAATTTGGATACAAGCAATTGGAGTAGCTCTTTTCAATAATTCTGGAACTATCGAACGTTATGTACTTGTTTTGGCTGATATTTCTCAAATCAAAGCAAATGAAGCAAAAATAAAAGAACAGACAACAAAAATGGAAGAAAGTAGAAATACTGAGAAAAAGCGTTCAGAATATGCGCTACAAGCTCAAAAAAATATGCTAGAAAAATTAGTTGCGAGGCATAACGCCGAAAAAGAAGAATTACAAAAACGTATTGAAGAATTAGAAAAAAACAATTAA